In a genomic window of Gemmatimonadota bacterium:
- a CDS encoding aminotransferase class IV → MSDIVYLNGEFLPRSAAHVSVDDRGFLFGDGVYEMTPAYGGRFFRLDRHLDRLRFGLGELSISFDVSKVEALHHELLERNGLGDVEMSAVYLQVTRGEAPRAHHFPPEGTRATAYAFAKGFQRPSRADWERGVAAVTYPDRRWGRVDIKTLQLLPNAMAQQAARTAGVSDAILVRDGIALEGALNNLFVVFGRSVRTHPTSNQILPGITRNAVLEIAREEGFEVEERATPIEALREATEVFLTGTTTEVRPIVRIDDRPVGDGRVGTVTAALSNGFLARVSEECGVTSAALA, encoded by the coding sequence GTGTCGGACATCGTATATCTGAACGGAGAATTCCTCCCCCGCTCTGCGGCCCACGTCTCGGTGGATGACCGCGGCTTCCTCTTCGGGGACGGAGTCTACGAGATGACACCAGCCTACGGCGGCCGCTTCTTCCGCCTCGATCGCCACCTGGATCGCCTTCGTTTCGGGCTGGGCGAGCTCTCGATTTCGTTCGACGTCTCGAAGGTGGAGGCGCTTCACCACGAGCTCCTCGAGCGGAACGGGCTGGGGGACGTGGAAATGTCCGCGGTCTACCTACAGGTGACGCGGGGAGAAGCACCCCGCGCGCATCACTTTCCTCCCGAGGGTACACGCGCGACGGCTTACGCTTTCGCGAAAGGATTTCAGCGGCCCAGCCGGGCGGATTGGGAGAGAGGGGTCGCGGCGGTCACGTACCCTGACCGACGCTGGGGACGCGTGGACATTAAGACGCTTCAGCTCCTCCCGAACGCGATGGCCCAACAGGCGGCGCGCACGGCGGGAGTGAGCGACGCGATCCTCGTGCGAGACGGAATCGCGCTCGAAGGGGCGCTGAACAACCTTTTTGTGGTTTTCGGTCGCAGCGTGCGCACACATCCGACCTCGAATCAGATCCTCCCCGGGATCACGCGGAATGCCGTGCTCGAGATCGCGCGCGAAGAGGGATTCGAAGTAGAGGAGCGAGCGACCCCGATCGAGGCGCTCCGCGAGGCTACCGAGGTCTTCCTCACCGGAACGACCACGGAGGTCCGGCCGATCGTCCGAATTGATGACCGCCCGGTCGGAGATGGCCGGGTGGGCACCGTGACGGCAGCGCTTTCAAACGGTTTCCTCGCCCGGGTGTCGGAGGAGTGCGGGGTCACGTCGGCCGCCCTCGCCTGA
- a CDS encoding DUF3108 domain-containing protein produces MNRSSLVGVVLLLAAAPPAEAQPWPGRSVPLPTLVEPAIAIVPFGPGERAEYQVKLGIFSVGDGLMEVSGIEPVRGRPSYRFSWQIEGGIPFARVNDHFQSWMDIETLASRRFIQEIHEVRYHRYRHFEIYPEEGRWELLGAGEEEEFTVPIPLDDIAFVYFVRTLPLEVGETYEFELYFRQDRNPVTLQVLRRERITVPAGTFDTIVIRPIIKSDGLFGEGGDAELYFTDDERRMLVRLESRVLSIGSLSLHLREYREGRPLRTEAAAH; encoded by the coding sequence ATGAATCGATCGAGCCTGGTGGGGGTGGTCTTGCTGCTTGCCGCGGCGCCGCCGGCGGAAGCACAGCCTTGGCCCGGGCGGAGCGTTCCACTCCCAACGCTGGTCGAGCCAGCGATCGCCATCGTCCCCTTCGGGCCGGGCGAACGGGCCGAATATCAGGTCAAGCTCGGAATCTTCTCGGTCGGCGACGGGCTCATGGAAGTTTCCGGGATCGAGCCGGTGCGGGGGCGCCCTTCCTATCGCTTCTCCTGGCAGATCGAAGGGGGGATCCCCTTCGCGCGGGTGAACGACCACTTCCAGTCCTGGATGGACATCGAAACGCTGGCGAGCCGGCGCTTCATCCAGGAGATCCACGAGGTCCGTTACCACCGTTACCGCCATTTCGAGATCTATCCCGAAGAAGGGCGGTGGGAGCTTCTGGGTGCGGGGGAGGAGGAGGAGTTTACCGTCCCGATCCCCCTCGATGACATCGCCTTCGTATATTTCGTCCGCACCCTCCCTCTGGAAGTCGGGGAGACGTACGAGTTCGAGCTCTACTTTCGGCAGGACCGGAATCCGGTGACGCTCCAGGTCCTCCGGCGTGAACGGATCACGGTGCCTGCGGGGACCTTCGACACGATCGTCATTCGCCCGATCATCAAGTCGGATGGCCTGTTCGGGGAAGGAGGCGACGCGGAGCTCTACTTCACCGACGACGAGCGCCGCATGCTCGTCCGGCTGGAATCGAGGGTGCTCAGCATCGGTTCGCTTTCGCTCCACCTCCGGGAATACCGGGAGGGGCGCCCGCTCCGAACGGAGGCGGCGGCGCACTGA